A single Natrinema pellirubrum DSM 15624 DNA region contains:
- a CDS encoding ketopantoate reductase family protein: MEIVVFGAGSLGSLVGGFLARDHDVTLVAREDHARAVRESGLSLEGAVDGPDRVFPAATTDGTGLEADLAVVTVKAFDTATAADPLATGAIDAVLSLQNGMGNESTLADRLEAPVLAGTATYGAVLREPGVVECTGVGEVVLGARAGGPSSLADRIGERFRSAGIETLVATDMSHRLWEKLAVNAGINAVTALTETENGAVLDAPAADLSRAASRETARVARACGVSLSSDEAVAAMEAVAEATSANTSSMAQDVRAGRRTEIDAINGYVVDRAADHGLTVPTNRTLAALIRTWERGRGLR, from the coding sequence ATGGAGATCGTCGTGTTCGGAGCCGGCAGCCTCGGCAGTCTCGTCGGCGGGTTCCTCGCGCGCGACCACGACGTGACGCTGGTCGCTCGCGAGGACCACGCCCGCGCCGTCCGCGAGTCGGGGCTGTCCCTCGAGGGGGCAGTCGACGGCCCTGACCGCGTCTTCCCGGCGGCGACGACCGACGGCACCGGGCTCGAGGCGGACCTCGCCGTGGTGACGGTCAAGGCCTTCGATACGGCAACAGCGGCCGACCCGCTCGCGACGGGAGCCATCGATGCGGTCCTCTCACTGCAAAACGGCATGGGTAACGAGTCGACCCTCGCCGACCGGCTCGAGGCTCCAGTGCTAGCGGGGACGGCGACCTACGGGGCCGTCCTGCGGGAACCGGGCGTCGTCGAGTGTACCGGCGTCGGCGAAGTGGTGCTGGGCGCTCGCGCGGGCGGTCCCTCCTCACTCGCCGATCGCATCGGCGAGCGGTTCCGCTCGGCGGGCATCGAGACGCTCGTCGCCACGGATATGTCCCACCGTCTGTGGGAGAAACTCGCGGTCAACGCGGGTATCAACGCCGTTACTGCCCTGACCGAAACCGAAAACGGGGCCGTCCTCGACGCGCCGGCGGCCGATCTCTCGCGTGCGGCAAGTCGCGAGACGGCCCGGGTCGCCCGCGCCTGCGGCGTGTCGCTCTCGAGCGACGAGGCGGTGGCTGCCATGGAGGCCGTCGCCGAAGCGACGTCTGCGAACACCTCTTCGATGGCCCAAGACGTCCGTGCCGGCCGGCGCACCGAGATCGACGCGATCAACGGCTACGTGGTCGACCGGGCGGCCGACCACGGGCTCACGGTCCCGACGAACCGGACGTTGGCGGCGCTGATACGGACGTGGGAACGCGGTCGCGGGTTGCGATAG
- a CDS encoding DUF5783 family protein, whose translation MADFDPEQFEDKYANYFPELQQAYKNAFNRMNDSYDSELVHAIDQQVLNESEPFYEGSAEQSSADDSSGQSPREHDGEFRVELPEDPYDRLDGVLVEEERFEQLLEKYVAEIETELRRVFEFE comes from the coding sequence ATGGCCGATTTCGACCCCGAGCAGTTCGAGGACAAGTACGCCAACTACTTCCCCGAACTCCAGCAGGCGTACAAGAACGCGTTCAACCGGATGAACGACAGCTACGACTCCGAACTGGTCCACGCGATCGACCAGCAGGTCCTGAACGAGAGCGAGCCCTTCTACGAGGGTAGCGCGGAGCAAAGCTCCGCGGACGATTCGAGCGGGCAGAGCCCGCGAGAACACGACGGCGAGTTCCGGGTCGAACTCCCGGAGGACCCCTACGATCGCCTCGACGGCGTCCTCGTCGAGGAAGAGCGCTTCGAGCAACTCCTCGAGAAATACGTCGCGGAGATCGAAACGGAACTCCGACGCGTCTTCGAGTTCGAGTAA
- a CDS encoding NifU family protein, with amino-acid sequence MSTETQNDGDDLEERVTNFLRRNFPQIQMHGGSAAIQDIDRESGEVSIALGGACSGCGISPMTIQAIKSRMVKEIPEIEKVNASTGMDGGEEEMGGMSPSFPGETVDDDDGEVDEGPEAPF; translated from the coding sequence ATGAGCACCGAGACCCAGAACGACGGGGACGACCTCGAGGAGCGCGTGACGAACTTCCTTCGCCGGAACTTCCCGCAGATCCAGATGCACGGCGGCAGCGCAGCGATTCAGGACATCGATCGCGAGAGCGGCGAAGTCAGCATCGCTCTCGGTGGTGCCTGCAGCGGTTGTGGGATCTCGCCGATGACGATCCAGGCGATCAAGAGCCGGATGGTCAAGGAGATTCCCGAAATCGAGAAAGTCAACGCGTCCACCGGCATGGACGGCGGCGAAGAGGAGATGGGCGGCATGAGTCCCTCCTTCCCCGGCGAAACCGTCGATGACGACGACGGCGAGGTCGACGAAGGCCCCGAAGCACCGTTCTAA
- a CDS encoding PPC domain-containing DNA-binding protein produces the protein MNYRAVETTEEYVARLETGADWRAEIESLADAVEAEAGWFTALGAVQDAELWFYDQDTCEYAPIEFDEPLEVAACVGNVSWLDDERFAHTHAVLSDDEGRTYAGHLNEATVWAGEVHLRVFEESLEREYDESTELDLWL, from the coding sequence ATGAACTATCGCGCCGTCGAGACCACCGAAGAGTACGTCGCCCGACTCGAGACGGGTGCCGACTGGCGGGCCGAGATCGAGTCGCTGGCGGACGCGGTCGAGGCCGAGGCCGGCTGGTTCACCGCACTCGGCGCGGTCCAAGACGCCGAACTCTGGTTCTACGATCAGGACACCTGCGAGTACGCCCCGATCGAGTTCGACGAGCCGCTCGAGGTCGCCGCTTGCGTCGGCAACGTCTCGTGGCTCGACGATGAGCGGTTCGCACATACTCACGCCGTTCTCTCCGACGACGAGGGTCGGACCTACGCGGGCCACTTGAACGAGGCGACCGTCTGGGCCGGCGAGGTCCACCTACGAGTCTTCGAGGAGTCCCTCGAACGCGAGTACGACGAGTCCACCGAACTGGACCTCTGGCTCTGA
- a CDS encoding DNA polymerase II large subunit, whose amino-acid sequence MREEDEQYFERLEDQLESAFDVAERAKERGGDPKPEVEIPTARDMADRVENILGIDGVAERVRELEGKMSREEAALELAEDFAEGRVGDYETKAGKVEGAVRTAVALLTEGVVAAPIEGIDKVEILENDDGTEFVNVYYAGPIRSAGGTAQALSVLVADYTRALVGIDQYGPREEEIERYAEEIALYDKETGLQYCPKAKEAKFIAKHLPIMLDGEATGDEEVSGFRDLERVDTNSARGGMCLVLGEGIALKAPKIQRYTRNLDEIDWPWLQDLIDGNYYDDGDADDEADGDDESDESETDDEADASEADAADEPEGPPRVDTSEKFLRDLIAGRPVFSHPCAEGGFRLRYGRARNHGFATAGVHPAAMHLVDDFLATGTQIKTERPGKAAGVVPVDSIEGPTVKLANGDVRRIDDPEDALEIRNGVEKILDLGEYLVNYGEFVENNHPLAPASYTYEWWVQDLAAAGADVQALEDDPRIDLEFPDPEEALEWATEYDAPLHPEYTYLWHDISVDAFRDLAAAVAEGRIERDGDGSVNGNGDDSILVLASDDGVADALETIVIEHRQRPDDDRIEIDDWRPFVRSVGCEPRQAVADGAALEPEQQPSIELERTWTDGDLSERARTWGHETEGDNAIEAVNEVAPFRVRERAPTRIGNRMGRPEKSESRDLSPAVHTLFPIGEAGGTQRNVADAAKHAETMSDTPGVVELEVGRKRCDSCGTETFKNRCPDCEERTTPDYRCPDCDQRLEPDEAGRVECDHCEREGSCVETREIDVNDEFRSALESVGERENAFEILKGVKGLSSQNKVPEPIEKGILRAKHDVSAFKDGTVRYDMTDLPVTSVRASELDVDVGQLQALGYEEDIHGEPLTHEDQLVELKVQDIVLSDGAAEHMLQTADFIDDLLEQYYGLESFYEFEDRQDLVGELVFGMAPHTSAATVGRVIGFTSAAVGYAHPYFHAAKRRNCFHPDTEIWYRDEADEWHHGPIETLVEERLDDPESDDFGTLVQELDGDVAVPSIDDSGSLTRKPVEAVSKHPAPDHLVRLETRSGREITLTPDHEVHVYEDGQLQSKRAAQLTTEDHAVVPEHLDVVDTDDDPRVFDLLDEFLEVDSVDPSRLMIKGLEKDRLYELFEDRLGDGWDGQFYPLTSTAEYFDLSKKTFSNYLYRESFPADLLLELFDSRQELLEFVPADVQLGMRRDRTEIDRFVELNERVSTLLGYYAAEGFAREQETPKGAIHQTTICGTEAEARDFYIDVFREEFGTEPYRENEAKVTVSGRLTRVFFDSVLKAGIFAETKRVPQPIFDASDEIVAAYLRGYFSGDGGVDANALLVSATTVSAELKEDLLALLSRLGICGRATITDPVPLCEKFPDFYELDDPSMSAPTYVLDISSEDASQFAEIVGFHLSRKDDLLQSHVEDIVPTGRRVFDGGDDAYLVEPISSVEYIESTVDSVYCLTVAETHSLVANNMSQKQCDGDEDCVMLLLDGLLNFSKSFLPDQRGGKMDAPLVMSSRIDPSEIDDEAHNMDVVSQYPREFFLATREQADPEDVDIEIAEVNLGTDLEYTGFDHTHDTTDIAMGPDLSAYKTLGSMMDKMDAQLELSRKLEAVDETDVAERVIEYHFLPDLIGNLRAFSRQETRCLDCGEKFRRMPLTGDCRECGGRVNLTVHKGSVNKYMQTAIQVADEYDCRPYTKQRLEVLERSLESIFENDKNKQSGIEDFM is encoded by the coding sequence ATGCGCGAAGAAGACGAACAGTACTTCGAGCGACTCGAGGACCAACTCGAGTCGGCCTTCGACGTGGCCGAACGCGCCAAGGAACGGGGCGGCGATCCGAAACCCGAAGTCGAGATCCCGACCGCGCGGGACATGGCCGACCGCGTCGAGAACATCCTCGGGATCGATGGCGTCGCCGAACGCGTCCGCGAACTCGAGGGGAAGATGAGCCGCGAGGAAGCGGCGCTCGAACTCGCCGAGGACTTCGCCGAGGGACGGGTCGGCGACTACGAGACGAAAGCCGGCAAGGTCGAGGGGGCCGTTCGCACGGCGGTCGCCCTGCTGACCGAGGGCGTCGTCGCGGCACCGATCGAGGGGATCGACAAAGTCGAAATCCTCGAGAACGACGACGGGACGGAGTTCGTCAACGTCTACTACGCCGGTCCCATCCGCTCGGCGGGCGGGACCGCACAGGCACTGTCCGTCCTCGTGGCCGACTACACCCGCGCGCTCGTCGGTATCGATCAGTACGGCCCTCGAGAGGAAGAGATCGAACGCTACGCCGAGGAGATCGCCCTCTACGACAAGGAGACCGGCCTCCAGTACTGCCCGAAGGCGAAGGAGGCCAAGTTCATCGCGAAACACCTTCCGATCATGTTGGACGGCGAGGCCACCGGCGACGAGGAGGTCTCCGGCTTTCGCGACCTCGAACGGGTCGACACCAACAGCGCCCGCGGCGGGATGTGTCTCGTCCTCGGGGAGGGGATCGCGCTGAAGGCCCCGAAGATCCAGCGCTACACCCGGAACCTGGACGAGATCGACTGGCCGTGGCTGCAGGACCTCATCGACGGCAACTACTACGACGACGGCGACGCGGACGACGAGGCCGACGGTGACGACGAATCGGACGAGAGCGAGACGGACGACGAAGCCGACGCGAGCGAGGCCGACGCCGCCGATGAACCCGAGGGGCCGCCCCGCGTCGACACCTCCGAGAAGTTCCTCCGGGACCTGATCGCCGGCCGTCCGGTCTTCTCCCATCCCTGTGCGGAGGGCGGGTTCCGGCTGCGCTACGGTCGCGCACGCAATCACGGCTTCGCGACCGCCGGCGTCCACCCCGCCGCGATGCATCTGGTCGACGACTTCCTCGCGACGGGCACCCAGATCAAGACCGAACGGCCCGGCAAGGCCGCCGGCGTCGTCCCCGTCGACTCCATCGAGGGACCGACGGTCAAACTGGCAAACGGCGACGTCCGCCGGATCGACGACCCCGAAGATGCTCTCGAGATCAGAAACGGCGTCGAGAAGATCCTCGACCTCGGTGAGTACCTCGTCAACTACGGCGAGTTCGTCGAGAACAACCACCCGCTGGCCCCCGCCTCCTACACCTACGAGTGGTGGGTCCAAGACCTCGCAGCCGCCGGTGCCGACGTCCAGGCCCTCGAGGACGACCCCCGAATCGACCTCGAGTTTCCCGACCCCGAGGAGGCCCTCGAGTGGGCCACGGAGTACGACGCCCCCCTCCATCCCGAGTACACTTACCTCTGGCACGACATCTCCGTCGATGCCTTTCGCGACCTCGCCGCGGCGGTCGCCGAGGGGCGGATCGAGCGCGACGGCGACGGCAGCGTCAACGGGAACGGGGACGACAGCATCCTCGTTCTCGCGTCCGACGACGGCGTCGCCGACGCCCTCGAGACGATCGTCATCGAACACCGCCAGCGCCCCGACGACGACCGCATCGAGATCGACGACTGGCGGCCGTTCGTCCGCTCGGTCGGCTGTGAGCCCCGGCAGGCCGTCGCCGACGGCGCGGCACTCGAGCCCGAACAACAGCCGAGTATCGAACTCGAGCGCACCTGGACCGACGGCGACCTCTCCGAGCGCGCCCGTACTTGGGGCCACGAGACCGAGGGCGACAACGCCATCGAGGCGGTCAACGAGGTCGCGCCGTTCCGGGTTCGCGAGCGCGCCCCCACGCGGATCGGCAATCGAATGGGCCGGCCGGAGAAATCCGAGAGCCGCGATCTGAGCCCGGCGGTCCACACGCTGTTCCCGATCGGCGAGGCCGGCGGCACGCAGCGAAACGTCGCCGACGCCGCCAAACACGCCGAGACGATGTCCGACACTCCCGGCGTCGTCGAACTCGAGGTCGGCCGCAAGCGCTGTGACTCCTGTGGCACGGAGACGTTCAAGAACCGCTGTCCGGACTGTGAGGAACGCACCACGCCGGACTACCGCTGTCCCGACTGTGATCAACGGCTCGAGCCCGACGAGGCCGGCCGCGTCGAGTGTGACCACTGCGAACGCGAGGGCTCCTGCGTCGAGACCCGTGAGATCGACGTCAACGACGAGTTCCGCAGCGCGCTCGAGTCCGTCGGGGAACGCGAGAACGCCTTCGAGATCCTCAAAGGCGTCAAGGGACTGTCCTCGCAGAACAAGGTCCCCGAACCGATCGAGAAGGGGATTCTACGGGCCAAACACGACGTCTCGGCGTTCAAAGACGGCACCGTCCGCTACGACATGACCGACCTCCCCGTGACCTCGGTCCGGGCCAGCGAACTCGACGTCGACGTCGGTCAGCTTCAGGCACTGGGCTACGAGGAGGACATCCACGGCGAACCCCTGACCCACGAGGACCAACTGGTCGAACTCAAGGTCCAAGACATCGTCCTCTCGGACGGCGCGGCCGAACACATGCTCCAGACGGCCGACTTCATCGACGACCTCTTGGAGCAGTACTACGGGCTCGAGTCCTTCTACGAGTTCGAGGACCGCCAGGACCTGGTGGGCGAACTCGTCTTCGGGATGGCACCCCACACGTCCGCGGCAACTGTCGGCCGAGTGATCGGATTCACGAGCGCGGCCGTCGGATACGCCCATCCGTACTTTCACGCCGCGAAGCGGCGGAACTGTTTCCACCCCGACACGGAAATATGGTATCGAGACGAAGCGGACGAGTGGCATCACGGCCCAATCGAGACACTCGTCGAGGAACGACTCGACGATCCCGAATCAGACGACTTCGGAACGCTTGTTCAGGAACTCGACGGTGACGTTGCCGTTCCATCGATTGACGATAGCGGAAGCCTTACGCGTAAACCGGTCGAGGCCGTCTCGAAACACCCAGCACCCGATCACCTCGTTCGGCTCGAGACACGGAGCGGTCGCGAAATCACACTGACGCCGGACCACGAGGTCCACGTCTACGAAGACGGACAACTCCAGTCGAAACGGGCTGCCCAACTCACGACTGAAGATCACGCTGTCGTCCCTGAACATCTCGATGTCGTCGATACTGACGACGATCCACGCGTGTTCGATCTGCTTGACGAGTTCCTTGAGGTCGATAGCGTCGATCCGTCTCGGCTGATGATCAAGGGACTGGAGAAGGATCGACTGTACGAACTCTTCGAGGATCGGCTCGGCGACGGGTGGGATGGACAGTTCTATCCGCTCACGAGTACAGCCGAATACTTCGATCTGAGCAAGAAGACGTTCAGCAACTACCTGTACCGGGAGAGTTTCCCCGCGGATCTGCTCCTCGAACTGTTCGATTCGCGGCAGGAACTTCTCGAGTTCGTTCCGGCTGACGTCCAGCTCGGTATGCGACGCGATCGAACCGAGATCGACCGGTTCGTAGAACTCAACGAGCGTGTCAGTACGCTGTTGGGATATTACGCTGCTGAAGGATTTGCACGGGAACAGGAAACGCCGAAAGGAGCGATACATCAAACGACGATTTGTGGAACCGAAGCCGAGGCCCGCGACTTCTATATCGATGTGTTCCGGGAGGAATTCGGTACCGAACCGTACCGCGAAAACGAGGCAAAAGTCACTGTTTCGGGCCGACTCACGCGCGTTTTCTTCGATTCGGTACTCAAAGCAGGAATCTTCGCGGAGACGAAACGCGTTCCACAGCCGATCTTCGACGCGTCGGACGAGATCGTCGCCGCCTATCTCCGAGGCTATTTCAGCGGTGACGGCGGCGTCGATGCGAACGCGTTGTTGGTCTCTGCGACGACGGTCAGTGCCGAACTCAAGGAGGACCTGCTCGCCTTACTGAGTCGGCTGGGGATCTGCGGCCGAGCGACGATCACCGACCCGGTTCCGCTCTGCGAGAAGTTCCCCGATTTCTACGAACTCGACGATCCGTCGATGTCCGCTCCGACCTACGTTCTCGATATTTCCTCTGAGGACGCGAGTCAGTTCGCCGAAATAGTGGGATTCCACCTGTCTCGAAAGGACGATCTCTTGCAGTCACATGTCGAAGATATCGTCCCAACTGGACGGCGCGTCTTTGACGGTGGCGATGATGCGTATCTCGTCGAACCGATTTCGTCGGTCGAATATATCGAGTCGACCGTCGATTCGGTCTATTGTCTTACCGTTGCCGAGACGCATTCCCTCGTTGCGAATAACATGTCTCAAAAGCAATGTGACGGCGACGAAGATTGCGTCATGCTGCTTCTCGACGGACTTCTCAACTTCAGTAAGTCTTTCCTCCCCGACCAGCGGGGGGGTAAGATGGACGCCCCGCTGGTCATGTCCTCCCGAATCGATCCCTCCGAGATCGACGACGAGGCCCACAACATGGACGTCGTCTCGCAGTACCCCCGCGAGTTCTTCCTCGCGACCCGCGAGCAGGCCGACCCCGAAGACGTCGACATCGAGATCGCCGAGGTAAACCTCGGCACCGACCTCGAGTACACCGGCTTCGACCACACCCACGACACCACCGACATCGCGATGGGGCCCGATCTCTCGGCGTACAAGACGCTGGGTTCGATGATGGACAAGATGGACGCCCAGCTCGAGCTATCGCGCAAGCTCGAGGCGGTCGACGAGACCGACGTCGCCGAGCGGGTCATCGAGTACCACTTCCTGCCGGACCTGATCGGGAACCTGCGGGCGTTCTCCCGGCAGGAAACGCGGTGTCTCGACTGCGGCGAGAAGTTCCGGCGGATGCCACTGACCGGCGACTGCCGCGAGTGTGGCGGCCGGGTCAACCTCACCGTCCACAAGGGCTCGGTCAACAAGTACATGCAGACCGCGATTCAGGTCGCCGACGAGTACGACTGTCGGCCCTACACTAAACAGCGGTTAGAGGTCTTAGAGCGCTCGCTCGAGAGCATCTTCGAGAACGACAAGAACAAACAATCGGGCATCGAGGATTTCATGTAG
- a CDS encoding alpha/beta fold hydrolase, which yields MSGTGVATIDGCRVAYRRAGTDGPPVVLCHGAGIDDATVSWQHAIDALADDYRVYAIDWPEYGNSTGDVTHTVDGYIDVLEGFLETLPFDRVTLAGISMGGGVALGYTLANPDRVEGLALIDSYGLGDRLPSALQWKVLSRFPGATEFGKIAASASTRSVRLVLDSLVADADALPAPFVADVREKLQEPGSIQAFKQFQDNELSFNGRVATNYVDDLPDLSVPTLLVHGRQDPLVPLEWSQRAAERIPEADLEVIEDCGHWTPRERPERFNEVLADWLPDPRNAPEPQYTKEGMPGVTRASGD from the coding sequence ATGAGCGGGACCGGCGTCGCCACGATCGACGGCTGTCGGGTCGCCTACCGACGCGCGGGAACGGACGGCCCGCCGGTCGTCCTCTGTCACGGCGCGGGGATCGACGATGCAACCGTCTCCTGGCAACACGCGATCGACGCACTGGCCGACGACTACCGCGTCTACGCGATCGACTGGCCCGAGTACGGCAACAGCACCGGCGACGTCACTCACACCGTCGACGGCTACATCGACGTCCTCGAGGGCTTTCTCGAGACGCTGCCGTTCGATCGCGTGACGCTTGCGGGCATCTCGATGGGCGGCGGCGTCGCCCTGGGTTATACGCTTGCGAACCCCGACCGCGTCGAGGGGCTGGCGCTGATCGACAGCTACGGGCTGGGTGACCGACTACCGAGCGCCCTCCAGTGGAAGGTCCTCTCGCGGTTCCCCGGCGCGACCGAGTTCGGGAAGATCGCTGCCAGCGCATCCACGCGGAGCGTCCGGCTGGTCCTCGATAGTCTCGTCGCGGACGCCGACGCCCTCCCCGCTCCCTTCGTCGCCGACGTCAGGGAAAAGCTGCAGGAACCGGGCTCGATACAGGCGTTCAAGCAGTTTCAGGACAACGAACTCTCGTTCAACGGCCGGGTCGCGACGAACTACGTCGACGACCTCCCCGACCTCTCCGTGCCGACGCTGCTCGTCCACGGCCGCCAGGACCCGCTGGTCCCCCTCGAGTGGTCCCAGCGAGCCGCCGAGCGGATCCCAGAGGCCGACCTCGAGGTCATCGAGGATTGTGGCCACTGGACGCCGCGAGAGCGACCGGAGCGGTTCAACGAGGTCCTCGCAGACTGGCTGCCGGATCCCCGGAACGCGCCGGAACCGCAGTACACCAAGGAAGGAATGCCCGGCGTGACGCGCGCCAGCGGCGATTGA
- a CDS encoding ABC transporter substrate-binding protein: MVLDYPTRRRLLASGAAVSAAALAGCIGGGGSGDGDRFHFTQEQSREEQFDPVVSNDAYSFQVIQLVFDGLYEFDEGLELQPKLAAGEPTVERDGTRYIFELVEGATFHNGDEVTAGDVAHSFTAPVEEETENASEYDMIESTEVIDDYQLQVDLGEEPYGPFELATMGVTVVPESVRTEDRDAFNTDPVGSGPFEFADLQENEYVDVERNDDYWDDLEPNLEQVRFVAHEDPAGRVSDIRAGDTDVIAGIPNDDWDVLENEDGVTLHSAESPTFMYMAFNCNEGPTTSPEVRQAIAHSFSMQDFIESNAGNVSSPMYSPIPPVVNEVWEFPEEEYQEMLPEYDPDQAQSLLDEHAPDDFTPTIITPEGIRAQLAERIATRLDEIGYGADVQVLDFATLVDTYTSGNADDYQMYLLGWTGGPDPDYYLYPLFHESQAGTNQGHYYGGSDGFHEAIAEGRNSAGQEERYDIYEPVIREVVEQLPVLPAFTQDNTMASRDYVEDLQAHPEVTRNPTLVAEYTNVSME; the protein is encoded by the coding sequence ATGGTGCTGGACTACCCAACGCGACGACGGCTACTCGCCTCGGGCGCCGCCGTCTCCGCGGCGGCGCTTGCGGGTTGTATCGGTGGGGGCGGCTCCGGAGACGGCGATCGGTTCCACTTCACACAGGAACAATCGCGCGAGGAGCAGTTCGATCCGGTCGTCTCGAACGACGCGTACAGCTTTCAGGTCATTCAGCTCGTCTTCGACGGGCTCTACGAGTTCGACGAGGGCCTCGAGTTACAGCCGAAACTCGCGGCCGGCGAGCCGACGGTCGAGCGCGACGGCACGCGCTATATCTTCGAACTGGTGGAGGGGGCGACGTTCCACAACGGCGACGAGGTGACCGCGGGGGACGTCGCCCACTCCTTTACCGCACCCGTCGAAGAGGAGACGGAGAACGCCTCCGAGTACGACATGATCGAGAGTACGGAGGTCATCGACGACTACCAGCTCCAGGTCGACCTCGGCGAGGAGCCCTACGGCCCGTTCGAACTCGCGACCATGGGCGTGACGGTCGTGCCGGAGAGCGTCCGGACCGAAGACCGCGATGCGTTCAATACGGACCCGGTCGGCTCCGGCCCGTTCGAGTTCGCCGACCTGCAAGAAAACGAATACGTCGACGTAGAGCGCAACGACGACTACTGGGACGACCTCGAGCCGAATCTCGAACAGGTGCGGTTCGTCGCCCACGAGGACCCCGCGGGTCGCGTCTCTGACATCCGAGCAGGCGACACAGACGTCATCGCTGGGATTCCGAACGACGACTGGGATGTCCTCGAGAACGAGGACGGCGTGACCCTCCACTCGGCCGAGAGCCCGACGTTCATGTACATGGCCTTTAATTGCAACGAGGGGCCGACGACCTCCCCCGAGGTGCGACAGGCCATCGCCCACTCGTTCTCGATGCAGGACTTCATCGAGTCGAACGCGGGCAACGTGAGTTCGCCGATGTACAGCCCGATCCCGCCGGTCGTCAACGAGGTCTGGGAATTCCCCGAAGAGGAGTATCAGGAGATGCTACCGGAGTACGATCCGGATCAGGCCCAGTCGTTGCTCGACGAACACGCACCCGACGACTTCACCCCGACGATCATTACGCCGGAGGGGATCCGTGCCCAGTTGGCCGAGCGGATCGCGACCCGACTGGACGAGATCGGGTACGGCGCGGACGTACAGGTGCTTGACTTCGCGACGCTGGTCGACACCTACACCAGCGGGAACGCCGACGACTACCAGATGTACCTGCTCGGCTGGACCGGCGGTCCCGACCCCGATTACTACCTCTACCCGCTGTTCCACGAGAGCCAGGCGGGAACCAATCAGGGCCACTACTACGGGGGTAGCGACGGGTTCCACGAGGCGATCGCCGAGGGGCGTAACTCGGCAGGTCAGGAGGAACGCTACGACATCTACGAACCCGTCATCCGGGAGGTCGTCGAGCAATTGCCCGTCTTACCGGCGTTTACGCAGGACAACACGATGGCGTCCCGCGACTACGTCGAGGACCTCCAGGCGCATCCGGAGGTGACGAGGAATCCAACCCTCGTCGCGGAGTACACGAACGTCTCGATGGAGTAA
- a CDS encoding DUF7130 family rubredoxin-like protein — translation MVETGEKPAEEGEQEAIEAVEKLNFGQRVYDEDGNEIGRIRGFEQSGVFVTTREGAEAMSVEHARSGHEFGEAELMWRCMECGEMGEIDDGLPDRCPNCDSEREQLMYWTED, via the coding sequence ATGGTCGAAACCGGTGAGAAGCCCGCGGAAGAAGGTGAGCAGGAGGCAATCGAGGCGGTAGAGAAACTCAACTTCGGCCAGCGGGTCTACGACGAGGACGGGAACGAGATCGGGCGGATCCGGGGGTTCGAGCAGAGCGGCGTCTTCGTCACGACCCGCGAGGGCGCGGAGGCCATGAGCGTCGAACACGCCCGCTCGGGCCACGAGTTCGGCGAGGCCGAACTGATGTGGCGCTGCATGGAGTGTGGCGAGATGGGCGAGATCGACGACGGACTGCCCGATCGGTGTCCGAACTGTGACTCCGAGCGCGAGCAGTTGATGTACTGGACCGAGGACTGA